In the Chryseobacterium sp. MYb264 genome, one interval contains:
- a CDS encoding CoA transferase subunit A, with protein sequence MIDKRVKNAKEAIEGIQDGMTLMLGGFGLCGIPENSINALVESDVKDLTCISNNAGVDDFGLGLLLHKRQIKKMISSYVGENAEFERQMLSGELEVELTPQGTLAEKCRAAQAGIPAFYTPAGFGTEVAEGKEVKDFKGKPHILEHAYEADYAIVKAWKGDHAGNLIFKGSARNFNHPMAGAGKITVAEVEELVEPGELDPNQIHIPGIMIQRIFQGEKFEKRIEQRTVRKKD encoded by the coding sequence ATGATAGATAAAAGAGTAAAAAATGCAAAGGAAGCCATCGAAGGAATTCAGGATGGAATGACGTTGATGTTGGGCGGATTTGGACTTTGCGGTATTCCCGAAAATTCAATCAATGCTTTGGTAGAGAGCGATGTGAAAGATCTTACGTGTATCTCAAACAATGCAGGAGTGGATGATTTCGGGTTGGGTTTATTGCTTCACAAAAGACAGATCAAGAAGATGATTTCTTCTTATGTGGGAGAAAATGCTGAGTTTGAAAGACAGATGCTTTCGGGAGAATTGGAAGTTGAACTGACTCCACAGGGAACTTTAGCAGAAAAATGCAGAGCGGCACAGGCGGGAATTCCTGCGTTTTATACACCTGCAGGTTTCGGAACTGAAGTGGCGGAAGGGAAAGAAGTAAAAGATTTTAAAGGAAAACCTCATATTTTAGAACACGCTTACGAAGCAGATTATGCAATCGTAAAAGCTTGGAAGGGCGATCATGCCGGAAATCTGATCTTCAAAGGGTCGGCAAGAAATTTCAATCATCCGATGGCTGGAGCAGGAAAAATTACCGTTGCGGAAGTTGAGGAATTGGTAGAACCGGGAGAATTAGATCCTAACCAAATTCACATTCCGGGAATTATGATCCAAAGAATTTTTCAGGGAGAAAAATTTGAAAAAAGAATTGAACAGAGAACGGTTAGAAAAAAAGATTAA